A window of the Gossypium hirsutum isolate 1008001.06 chromosome A03, Gossypium_hirsutum_v2.1, whole genome shotgun sequence genome harbors these coding sequences:
- the LOC107952012 gene encoding protein NEOXANTHIN-DEFICIENT 1 isoform X1, producing the protein MGFGETKSSPGYGNPPWIFKGSALYQLHLVKAETVRAFIPKELRLVEAFGYTLGGFFLANYDDSPAGVFDELVVIAGIVWNPPTSCAWAARVLVNSEEACHHGRKEVGLPSQVARFSKRITPVPRQTKDKFGGFLSMIGVGTTICHSKDCMDVQVTEVVGPASSDLCNIKLMTDVPTPKFNKWMGPSITLSLPSFSGQTEYNPNLLKYSCRLACRVRAVRPAKVSGPSPLKKERSHDSESRGFTAEEVVDNARNLSISVMLSKPILALEFNFLEMQVEAPIILSNNTTSSLPAA; encoded by the exons ATGGGGTTCGGAGAAACAAAAAGTTCACCAGGCTATGGCAATCCACCCTGGATTTTCAAAGGCAG TGCCTTGTATCAACTCCATCTTGTCAAAGCTGAAACTGTTAGAGCATTCATACCCAAGGAGTTACGCCTAGTTGAAGCTTTTGG ATACACACTGGGTGGTTTTTTCCTTGCCAACTACGATGACAGCCCTGCTGGGGTGTTTGATGAG CTTGTGGTGATAGCAGGAATTGTGTGGAATCCCCCAACGTCTTGCGC TTGGGCAGCCAGGGTTCTTGTAAACAGTGAAGAAGCTTGTCACCATGGACGCAAG GAGGTAGGGCTTCCAAGTCAAGTAGCCAGATTTTCAAAG AGAATTACACCAGTTCCTAGACAAACAAAGGACAAATTTGGTGGCTTTCTAAGCATGATTGGTGTTGGCACAACAATCTGCCACTCAAAAGATTGCATGGACGTTCAGGTGACAGAAGTTGTGGGTCCTGCTTCATCAGATCTCTGTAATATCAAACTTATGACTGATG TGCCTACACCGAAATTCAACAAATGGATGGGCCCATCCATCACATTGTCACTTCCAAGCTTTAG TGGCCAAACAGAGTATAATCCCAACCTTTTGAAGTATTCATGCCGCCTTGCCTGCAG AGTACGAGCAGTGCGACCAGCAAAGGTATCAGGGCCATCACCATTAAAGAAGGAAAGAAGCCATGATTCTGAAAGCAGAGGGTTTACAGCCGAGGAAGTGGTAGATAATGCAAGAAACCTAAGCATATCGGTTATGTTATCAAAGCCTATACTAGCTTTGGAGTTCAATTTCTTGGAAATGCAAGTTGAAGCTCCCATCATACTATCCAACAATACTACAAGCTCTTTACCAGCCGCTTGA
- the LOC107952011 gene encoding serine carboxypeptidase-like 45 — MLGLAWRSVALGLILLEVWFSVQVECFPALFDRISQLPGQPKVGFQQYAGYVTVDKRKQRALFYYFAEAEVDPASKPLVLWLNGGPGCSSLGVGAFSENGPFRPSGEVLVKNEYSWNREANMLYLEAPIGVGFSYSADDSSYEAVNDKITARDNLVFLQNWFLKFPQYKNRSLFITGESYAGHYIPQLAELMHQFNKKEKLFNLKGIALGNPVLEFATDFNSRAEFFWSHGLISDSTYKLFTTSCNYSRYVSEYYRGNVSPICSRVMGQVSTETSRFVDKYDVTLDVCISSVLSQSKILTTQQVGDTIDVCVEDETVNYLNRQDVQKALHARLVGVHKWAVCSSVLDYELLDLEIPTVTIVGRLVKAGIPVMVYSGDQDSVIPLTGSRKLVNRLAEELGLKTSVPYRVWFEGQQVGGWTQAYGNILSFATIRGASHEAPFSQPERSLVLFKAFLEGRPLPEAF; from the exons ATGCTTGGTTTAGCCTGGAGATCAGTAGCATTGGGCTTAATTCTACTTGAGGTTTGGTTTTCTGTTCAAGTGGAGTGTTTTCCGGCTCTGTTTGATCGGATATCTCAACTACCGGGTCAACCCAAAGTCGGGTTTCAACAGTATGCGGGCTATGTGACCGTTGATAAGAGAAAGCAGAGAGCTTTGTTTTACTACTTTGCTGAAGCTGAAGTAGATCCAGCATCCAAACCTCTTGTCCTCTGGCTCAATGGAG GACCTGGATGCTCTTCACTGGGGGTTGGAGCCTTCTCTGAGAATGGACCGTTTAGGCCTAGCGGGGAAGTGCTGGTCAAGAACGAATATAGCTGGAATAGAG AGGCCAATATGTTGTATTTGGAGGCCCCAATTGGAGTTGGCTTCTCTTATTCCGCTGACGACTCCTCTTATGAGGCTGTTAATGACAAGATCACTG CTAGGGACAATCTGGTATTTTTGCAAAATTGGTTCCTCAAATTCCCCCAGTACAAGAATAGAAGCCTCTTCATTACAGGGGAAAGCTATGCTG GCCATTATATACCCCAGCTGGCTGAACTTATGCATCAGTTTAATAAGAAGGAAAAGCTGTTCAACTTGAAAGGAATCGCT CTTGGCAATCCTGTTTTGGAATTTGCTACTGATTTTAATTCAAGGGCTGAATTCTTCTGGTCTCATGGACTAATATCGGATTCCACATACAAACTCTTCACCACTTCTTGTAATTACTCGAGATATGTCAGCGAGTATTATAGAGGGAACGTTTCTCCTATTTGTTCAAGGGTGATGGGCCAAGTAAGTACCGAAACTAGTAGATTCGTCGACAAGTATGATGTGACCCTTGATGTCTGTATATCATCCGTGCTCTCACAATCCAAAATCCTTACTACCCAA CAAGTTGGTGATACGATAGATGTCTGTGTAGAAGATGAAACAGTTAATTATCTGAATAGGCAAGATGTGCAGAAGGCTCTCCATGCTCGTCTTGTAGGAGTCCATAAATGGGCTGTTTGCAGCAG TGTCCTAGACTATGAACTGCTTGATCTGGAGATACCAACTGTCACTATTGTGGGCAGACTCGTGAAGGCAGGAATTCCAGTTATGGTATACAG TGGAGATCAAGATTCTGTTATCCCGTTGACCGGAAGTCGAAAATTAGTTAATCGACTGGCGGAGGAATTAGGTCTGAAAACAAGTGTGCCATACCGAGTTTGGTTTGAGGGGCAACAG GTTGGTGGGTGGACTCAAGCTTACGGTAACATCCTATCGTTTGCCACAATAAGAGGAGCATCTCATGAAGCCCCATTCTCGCAGCCTGAGAGATCACTGGTTCTATTCAAGGCATTTTTGGAAGGCAGGCCATTACCAGAAGCATTCTGA
- the LOC107952012 gene encoding protein NEOXANTHIN-DEFICIENT 1 isoform X2 has translation MAIHPGFSKAGQVALYQLHLVKAETVRAFIPKELRLVEAFGYTLGGFFLANYDDSPAGVFDELVVIAGIVWNPPTSCAWAARVLVNSEEACHHGRKEVGLPSQVARFSKRITPVPRQTKDKFGGFLSMIGVGTTICHSKDCMDVQVTEVVGPASSDLCNIKLMTDVPTPKFNKWMGPSITLSLPSFSGQTEYNPNLLKYSCRLACRVRAVRPAKVSGPSPLKKERSHDSESRGFTAEEVVDNARNLSISVMLSKPILALEFNFLEMQVEAPIILSNNTTSSLPAA, from the exons ATGGCAATCCACCCTGGATTTTCAAAGGCAGGTCAAGT TGCCTTGTATCAACTCCATCTTGTCAAAGCTGAAACTGTTAGAGCATTCATACCCAAGGAGTTACGCCTAGTTGAAGCTTTTGG ATACACACTGGGTGGTTTTTTCCTTGCCAACTACGATGACAGCCCTGCTGGGGTGTTTGATGAG CTTGTGGTGATAGCAGGAATTGTGTGGAATCCCCCAACGTCTTGCGC TTGGGCAGCCAGGGTTCTTGTAAACAGTGAAGAAGCTTGTCACCATGGACGCAAG GAGGTAGGGCTTCCAAGTCAAGTAGCCAGATTTTCAAAG AGAATTACACCAGTTCCTAGACAAACAAAGGACAAATTTGGTGGCTTTCTAAGCATGATTGGTGTTGGCACAACAATCTGCCACTCAAAAGATTGCATGGACGTTCAGGTGACAGAAGTTGTGGGTCCTGCTTCATCAGATCTCTGTAATATCAAACTTATGACTGATG TGCCTACACCGAAATTCAACAAATGGATGGGCCCATCCATCACATTGTCACTTCCAAGCTTTAG TGGCCAAACAGAGTATAATCCCAACCTTTTGAAGTATTCATGCCGCCTTGCCTGCAG AGTACGAGCAGTGCGACCAGCAAAGGTATCAGGGCCATCACCATTAAAGAAGGAAAGAAGCCATGATTCTGAAAGCAGAGGGTTTACAGCCGAGGAAGTGGTAGATAATGCAAGAAACCTAAGCATATCGGTTATGTTATCAAAGCCTATACTAGCTTTGGAGTTCAATTTCTTGGAAATGCAAGTTGAAGCTCCCATCATACTATCCAACAATACTACAAGCTCTTTACCAGCCGCTTGA
- the LOC107952012 gene encoding protein NEOXANTHIN-DEFICIENT 1 isoform X3, which translates to MGFGETKSSPGYGNPPWIFKGRYTLGGFFLANYDDSPAGVFDELVVIAGIVWNPPTSCAWAARVLVNSEEACHHGRKEVGLPSQVARFSKRITPVPRQTKDKFGGFLSMIGVGTTICHSKDCMDVQVTEVVGPASSDLCNIKLMTDVPTPKFNKWMGPSITLSLPSFSGQTEYNPNLLKYSCRLACRVRAVRPAKVSGPSPLKKERSHDSESRGFTAEEVVDNARNLSISVMLSKPILALEFNFLEMQVEAPIILSNNTTSSLPAA; encoded by the exons ATGGGGTTCGGAGAAACAAAAAGTTCACCAGGCTATGGCAATCCACCCTGGATTTTCAAAGGCAG ATACACACTGGGTGGTTTTTTCCTTGCCAACTACGATGACAGCCCTGCTGGGGTGTTTGATGAG CTTGTGGTGATAGCAGGAATTGTGTGGAATCCCCCAACGTCTTGCGC TTGGGCAGCCAGGGTTCTTGTAAACAGTGAAGAAGCTTGTCACCATGGACGCAAG GAGGTAGGGCTTCCAAGTCAAGTAGCCAGATTTTCAAAG AGAATTACACCAGTTCCTAGACAAACAAAGGACAAATTTGGTGGCTTTCTAAGCATGATTGGTGTTGGCACAACAATCTGCCACTCAAAAGATTGCATGGACGTTCAGGTGACAGAAGTTGTGGGTCCTGCTTCATCAGATCTCTGTAATATCAAACTTATGACTGATG TGCCTACACCGAAATTCAACAAATGGATGGGCCCATCCATCACATTGTCACTTCCAAGCTTTAG TGGCCAAACAGAGTATAATCCCAACCTTTTGAAGTATTCATGCCGCCTTGCCTGCAG AGTACGAGCAGTGCGACCAGCAAAGGTATCAGGGCCATCACCATTAAAGAAGGAAAGAAGCCATGATTCTGAAAGCAGAGGGTTTACAGCCGAGGAAGTGGTAGATAATGCAAGAAACCTAAGCATATCGGTTATGTTATCAAAGCCTATACTAGCTTTGGAGTTCAATTTCTTGGAAATGCAAGTTGAAGCTCCCATCATACTATCCAACAATACTACAAGCTCTTTACCAGCCGCTTGA